Proteins encoded by one window of Panicum virgatum strain AP13 chromosome 7N, P.virgatum_v5, whole genome shotgun sequence:
- the LOC120683245 gene encoding uncharacterized protein LOC120683245 — protein MQPRSRIRGRDPPSASGGGAGGGRYRRRSPPPPHQRRPPQPQRRSPERPLPPRRYDDNPLPDIADRRSRADILLEAGRLAAHYLVEQGVLPVHVLRAREDPNHKPAPRHEPPDPSPATYGRKLDEPRSRRNAGDWGRAREDHDTQPRRSNWDRRTQSFDARRKYNDAGDVDRAGRRTREYQEPKRPPMSRSYSHNDRRPSADSRVDPRRSRSRSRSRSRSRTRSYHAGSRRDSDCRPGNRTKVPDSGIIPAADGDVDEMTRQQRLPSSAVVVEEADGRANQAMAAMEGGEMESETIPLELEPTQDISEDEEGEFAQDISQDEDGEFAAAPLNDECGVGMDVTQPQLSDADVHLHPPESVEQLVCSQSQLSNVAVEMEAASAPIDACLIEPLVEDNGCSEVRDEMEAPPPQSEVETSVGDLNRDEQELPAWYRIFDLSIVEAPDGCEVTEIPGDPPTDHVSEPAPYLAGQIHQQPNNYASQIQGEDEHAGENCVSGDGHGFNKYDLNNEANEHAQDDTSEIQGQDEHAGDNHPLKDGHDLNRYDLNNEVVEDAQNNYLLDNEKSLLNHGMSARDTDRFHLSNGQLLLNQNEDEQECDDHRMENHPVSGDQLLLSHGADGHHVSDHQMESKVMLLPTGMRDLHGYDLNSEQMLLHDGVEKHALDSCHLTDGQMFFDQSADGQARVHNMGNGRTIPVINLEDDYEDQSHTRGFL, from the coding sequence ATGCAGCCGAGGTCGCGCATTCGTGGCCGCGACCCACCCTCAGCCTCAGGgggaggagcgggaggaggacgctaccgccgccgctcaccgccgccgccccaccagCGCCGCCCTCCCCAGCCGCAGAGGCGCAGCCCCGAGCGGCCCCTACCGCCGCGGCGCTACGACGACAATCCCCTCCCCGACATCGCCGACCGGCGTTCGCGCGCCGACATCCTGCTCGAGgccggccgcctcgccgcgcacTACTTGGTCGAACAAGGCGTCCTCCCCGTGCACGTCCTCCGGGCCAGGGAAGACCCCAATCACAAGCCCGCCCCACGCCACGAGCCACCCGACCCCTCTCCCGCCACCTACGGGAGGAAGCTAGACGAACCGAGATCGCGGCGGAACGCTGGGGACTGGGGCCGCGCAAGGGAGGATCACGACACCCAACCCCGGAGGTCCAACTGGGACAGGAGGACCCAAAGCTTTGACGCCAGGCGTAAGTACAACGACGCCGGCGATGTCGACCGGGCTGGCCGCCGGACGCGCGAGTACCAGGAGCCCAAGAGACCCCCAATGTCGAGGTCCTACTCACATAACGATCGCCGCCCTTCCGCGGATAGCAGAGTGGATCCAAGGAGGAGCagaagcaggagcaggagcaggagtcGAAGCAGGACCAGGAGCTACCACGCTGGCAGCAGGAGAGATTCAGACTGCCGACCAGGCAATCGCACCAAGGTGCCAGACTCTGGCATTATTCCTGCTGCTGATGGTGATGTTGACGAAATGACAAGGCAGCAGAGGCTACCTAGTTCAGCAGTTGTGGTTGAAGAGGCGGATGGCAGAGCCAATCAGGCAATGGCTGCTATGGAAGGCGGGGAGATGGAGTCGGAGACTATCCCACTAGAACTAGAACCTACTCAAGACATTTCTGAAGACGAGGAGGGTGAGTTTGCTCAAGACATTTCTCAAGACGAGGATGGTGAGTTTGCAGCTGCTCCCTTGAATGATGAATGTGGTGTTGGAATGGATGTCACCCAGCCTCAACTGTCTGATGCTGATGTTCATCTTCATCCACCGGAATCTGTTGAACAACTGGTGTGTAGCCAGTCCCAGCTCAGCAATGTTGCAGTGGAAATGGAAGCTGCAAGTGCACCCATCGATGCATGTTTGATAGAACCGCTGGTTGAGGACAATGGCTGTTCTGAAGTAAGGGATGAAATGGAGGCTCCGCCTCCACAGAGTGAAGTTGAGACTAGTGTTGGTGATCTTAACAGGGATGAACAAGAGCTGCCAGCTTGGTACAGAATTTTTGACCTAAGCATTGTAGAAGCTCCAGATGGCTGTGAAGTTACTGAGATTCCTGGTGATCCTCCCACAGATCATGTTTCTGAACCTGCGCCTTATTTAGCTGGTCAAATACACCAGCAACCTAACAAttatgcttcacaaatccaagGTGAAGATGAGCATGCTGGGGAAAATTGCGTATCTGGCGATGGGCATGGTTTCAACAAGTATGATCTGAACAATGAGGCTAATGAACACGCACAGGATGACACTTCAGAAATTCAAGGTCAGGATGAGCATGCGGGGGATAATCATCCATTGAAGGATGGACATGATTTGAATAGGTATGATCTGAACAATGAGGTTGTTGAAGATGCACAGAATAATTACCTGTTGGACAATGAGAAATCACTCCTAAATCATGGCATGAGTGCACGCGATACGGATAGATTCCACCTGAGCAATGGGCAATTGCTTCTGAATCAAAATGAAGATGAGCAGGAATGTGATGACCACCGGATGGAGAACCACCCCGTGAGTGGTGATCAGCTCCTGCTAAGTCATGGTGCAGACGGACATCATGTCAGTGATCACCAAATGGAATCAAAGGTCATGCTTTTACCTACAGGTATGCGTGATTTGCATGGCTATGATCTGAACAGTGAGCAAATGCTTCTACATGATGGTGTAGAGAAACATGCACTTGATAGTTGCCATTTGACGGATGGGCAAATGTTTTTCGATCAATCAGCAGATGGACAGGCTAGAGTACACAACATGGGTAATGGCCGAACAATTCCTGTAATTAATCTGGAAGATGACTATGAAGACCAGTCTCATACTAGGGGGTTTCTCTAA
- the LOC120683248 gene encoding uncharacterized protein LOC120683248 produces MNKPPAYGHGQGDSPYCCFHPRELVVGVCAHCLKDRLLLLLATTTNNAAADATLRRRRTTSSILALGSSFLQRLDSRHHRADAAADDSDGAASPDDSFISIKFEDNGKATWDSRHKAAASTKSNPPAPVRAVVVEHVAKRGGVTRWRKQVVGRLLQLARWKRSAAVGLDGKKAAGDQRRGRGWIRSLTRRRAAGDRAWS; encoded by the exons ATGAACAAGCCGCCGGCGTACGGCCATGGCCAGGGCGACAGCCCATACTGCTGCTTCCACCCCAGGGAGCTCGTCGTCGGCGTCTGCGCCCACTGCCTCAAggaccgcctcctcctcctcctcgccaccaccaccaacaacgccgctgccgacgccaccctccgccgccgcaggaccACCAGCAGCATCTTGGCGCTCGgctcctccttcctccagcGCCTCGACTCCCGACACCACCGGGCCGACGCTGCAGCCGACGACTCCGACGGCGCCGCAAGCCCCGATG ATTCTTTCATCTCCATCAAGTTCGAGGACAACGGCAAGGCGACGTGGGACAGCCGCCACAAGGCCGCCGCCAGTACTAAATCTAATCCCCCAGCGCCGGTgagggcggtggtggtggagcacGTCGCCAAGCGGGGCGGCGTCACCAGGTGGCGCAAGCAGGTGGTGGGGCGGCTGCTGCAGCTGGCGCGCTGGAAGAGGTCGGCGGCGGTCGGGCTGGACGGCAAGAAGGCGGCGGGGGATCAGCGGAGGGGCAGAGGCTGGATCCGGAGCCTCACGCGGAGGcgagccgccggcgaccgggCGTGGTCGTGA
- the LOC120683246 gene encoding small glutamine-rich tetratricopeptide repeat-containing protein-like: MGNMTRSDSPVSRRIVLSFLDFLNSVELAPGADPEALEVARECLESIFGVDSSAAGKGIEPGLLLELFTSLEADGRHKPRPGLVPQSVSNKPSQSASTSNIEEDSNNCTTSNSDSQVEDTFDLDHSGDELFAKVYAALDEINFFKTSPAGAEDPGQLSKATQYFNEAVLSMQKSGRKKASLVDLAESFKSRGNEFMRSNQHLKAVELYTCAIALSRKHAIYYCNRAAAYTRLNMNNEAIVDCLKSIEINPNYSKAYSRLGSAYFALGNYQDALNKGYLKAAELDPSNENVQQNIEVTKKKLAEQQVPPEEQNTHARQAQGSHPMFTSNGIPFNLFPPGSSANPEFFANFINRGSDLGQPPSGQSMSLNLNDIFCQANVNASGQGSSQSGNSNTPPAFPTGAAVPPFAFSGSGNEGNRAHQASSGHEREHGEPGIHRDGGIHINLTGPEQAAEALRTVMQMFGPQMGPHEGTPRGPD; this comes from the exons ATGGGGAACATGACCCGCTCCGACTCACCCGTCTCCCGCCGCATCGTCCTCTCCTTCCTCGACTTCCTCAACTCCG TTGAATTAGCTCCTGGGGCTGATCCTGAAGCTCTCGAAGTTGCTAGGGAATGCCTGGAATCCATTTTTGGTGTCGACTCATCAGCCGCTGGCAAGGGGATAGAACCAGGACTGTTACTTGAACTGTTTACTTCTCTTGAAGCTGATGGAAGACATAAGCCAAGACCTGGATTGGTACCACAATCAGTATCAAACAAGCCATCACAAAGCGCGAGTACATCTAATATTGAGGAAGACTCTAATAACTGTACAACATCAAAT AGTGACAGCCAGGTGGAGGATACCTTTGACCTAG ATCattcaggagatgaactatttGCAAAAGTTTATGCCGCACTTGATGAAATCAATTTCTTTAAGACATCTCCTGCGGGAGCTGAAGATCCTGGCCAACTTTCAAAAGCAACGCAATACTTCAATGAAGCTGTACTA TCAATGCAAAAGTCAGGAAGGAAAAAGGCAAGCTTAGTAGACCTTGCAGAGTCCTTCAAATCAAGAG GTAATGAATTCATGAGATCAAACCAACACCTTAAAGCAGTAGAACTGTACACCTGTGCCATTGCATTGAGCAGGAAACATGCTATTTACTACTGTAACAG GGCTGCTGCCTATACCCGTCTTAATATGAACAATGAAGCTATTGTGGATTGCCTAAAGTCGATTGAAATCAACCCCAACTACAGCAAAGCATATAGCCGACTTGGATCTGCTTATTTTGCTCTAGGGAATTATCAAGATGCATTAAACAAGGGATACTTGAAAG CCGCTGAGCTTGATCCTAGTAATGAAAATGTCCAGCAGAATATTGAG GTCACCAAAAAGAAATTGGCCGAACAACAAGTCCCACCAGAAGAGCAG AATACGCACGCACGTCAAGCTCAAGGATCACACCCAATGTTTACAAGTAATGGTATTCCTTTTAATCTGTTTCCACCCGGTAGTTCTGCAAATCCTGAATTCTTCGCCAACTTCATCAATCGTGGATCTGATCTTGGTCAACCACCATCTGGACAATCGATGAGTCTAAATCTGAATGACATTTTTTGTCAAGCAAATGTCAATGCTAGCGGGCAAGGATCGAGTCAATCAGGGAATTCAAATACTCCACCTGCTTTCCCAACCGGTGCTGCAGTTCCTCCTTTTGCCTTCTCAGGATCAGGTAATGAAGGAAATCGTGCACACCAAGCTTCTAGTGGACATGAAAGGGAACATGGTGAACCAGGCATACATAGGGATGGTGGCATCCATATAAACTTGACAGGACCTGAGCAGGCTGCAGAGGCTTTGAGAACTGTGATGCAGATGTTTGGGCCACAGATGGGTCCACATGAAGGCACACCTAGAG GACCAGATTAA
- the LOC120681478 gene encoding serine/threonine-protein kinase SAPK5, which yields MDKYEPVREIGAGNFGVAKLMRNKETRELVAMKFIERGNRIDENVFREIVNHRSLRHPNIIRFKEVVLTPTHLAIVMEYAAGGELFERICEAGRFHEDEARYFFQQLVCGVSYCHAMQICHRDLKLENTLLDGSPAPRLKICDFGYSKSSVLHSRPKSTVGTPAYIAPEVLSRREYDGKHADVWSCGVTLYVMLVGAYPFEDPKDPKNFRKTISRIMSVQYKIPEYVHVSQNCRHLLSRIFVANPYKRITMSEIKSHPWFLKNLPRELKEEAQAAYYSRRGGDAAGASGSSNNANANGNAPAATYSAQSVEEIMRIVQEAQTVPRGDRPVSGYGWGASDDEEEAEQDEEEQDDYDRTVKQVHASGEFDMSKLHI from the exons ATGGACAAGTACGAGCCGGTTCGGGAGATCGGGGCGGGCAACTTCGGTGTGGCGAAGCTGATGCGGAACAAGGAGACGCGGGAGCTGGTGGCCATGAAGTTCATCGAGCGAGGGAACAGG ATCGACGAGAATGTTTTCCGCGAGATCGTCAACCACCGGTCCCTTCGTCACCCCAACATCATCCGCTTCAAGGAGGTTGTGCTGACGCCGACGCACCTCGCGATCGTGATGGAgtacgcggccggcggcgagctgttCGAGCGCATCTGCGAGGCCGGGCGGTTCCACGAGGACGAGGCGCGCTACTTCTTCCAGCAGCTGGTGTGCGGGGTGAGCTACTGCCACGCCATGCAGATCTGCCACCGCGACCTCAAGCTGGAGAACACGCTGCTGGACGGCAGCCCGGCGCCGCGCCTCAAGATCTGCGACTTCGGCTACTCCAAGTCGTCGGTGCTGCACTCGCGCCCCAAGTCAACGGTCGGCACGCCGGCCTACATCGCGCCGGAGGTGCTGTCCCGCCGCGAGTACGACGGCAAGCACGCCGACGTCTGGTCCTGCGGCGTCACGCTCTACGTCATGCTCGTCGGCGCATACCCGTTCGAGGATCCAAAGGACCCAAAGAACTTCAGGAAGACGATCTCG AGGATCATGTCGGTGCAGTACAAGATCCCAGAGTACGTGCACGTCTCCCAGAACTGCCGACACCTGCTCTCCCGCATCTTCGTCGCAAACCCCTACAAG AGGATCACCATGAGCGAGATCAAGAGCCACCCCTGGTTCCTCAAGAACCTGCCGCGGGAGCTCAAGGAGGAAGCGCAGGCCGCCTACTACAGCCGCCGGGGAGGAGACGCCGCCGGCGCAAGTGGCAGCAGCAACAATGCCAATGCCAATGGCAacgcccccgccgccacctACTCGGCGCAGAGCGTCGAGGAGATCATGAGGATCGTGCAGGAGGCACAGACGGTGCCCAGGGGGGACAGGCCCGTCTCCGGCTACGGCTGGGGCGCctcggacgacgaggaggaggcagagCAAGACGAGGAGGAACAAGACGACTACGACAGGACGGTGAAGCAGGTGCACGCCAGCGGGGAGTTCGACATGAGCAAGCTTCACATCTGA
- the LOC120683247 gene encoding auxin response factor 13-like yields the protein MAAAAAPALPPPAAPLPHPIVDHDVWLACAVPLSRLPAVGAQVYYFPHGHAEQCPDDLPAPLPTPHLFPCVVTAVTLGADDRTDEVFAQISLQPGPHHHHNNVVNNHGNIAYFAKQLTQSDANNGGGFSVPRYCADHIFPMLDLDDDPPVQNLLMRDAHGNHWHFRHIYRGTPRRHLLTTGWSKFVNAKLLVAGDTVVFMRRPDGDLLVGLRRAPRYPVVDPTSTTAPRNARARVPPGEVMDAARLAAQGSPFTVTYFPRQGAAEFVVPRQEVEDALRSRWEPGTQVRMQVMEAEDARRTDWANGTVKALHPNIWRPLEIDWDDSSPFSKTRNKYVNTWQVQFVSFPPLLKRLKISDTIPPLCAGDGSSLTAPLMIGPESSAMAILLGPPIPAGMQGARHSGPIDVPPPSSSTVGMLTTQQFFPLSSRDLLQMPPSVISCGSSGIFDPEVGSPPNNSVNTPPPELPVEAKSIQLFGATITPHFAQIATNGASEEVNGSTNGVVDEDVGKDF from the exons atggcggcggcggcggcgccggcgctgcctccccccgccgcccccctcccccaccccatCGTCGACCACGACGTCTGGCTCGCCTGCGCCGTCCCCCTCTCCCGCCTCCCCGCCGTCGGCGCCCAGGTCTACTACTTCCCCCACGGCCACGCCGAGCAGTGCCCCGACGACCTCCCGGCGCCGCTCCCCACGCCGCACCTCTTCCCCTGCGTCGTCACCGCCGTCACCCTCGGCGCCGACGACAGGACCGACGAGGTGTTCGCCCAAATCTCCCTCCAGCCAggaccccaccaccaccacaacaaCGTCGTCAACAACCACGGCAACATCGCCTACTTCGCCAAGCAGCTCACGcagagcgacgccaacaacGGCGGCGGCTTCTCCGTCCCGCGCTACTGCGCCGACCACATCTTCCCCATGCTCGACTTGGACGACGACCCGCCCGTCCAGAACCTCCTCATGCGGGACGCCCACGGCAACCACTGGCACTTCCGCCACATCTACCgcggcacgccgcgccgccacctgctCACCACCGGCTGGAGCAAGTTCGTCAACGCCAAGCTGCTCGTCGCGGGGGACACCGTCGTCTTCATGCGCCGCCCCGACGGCGACCTCCTCGTCGGCCTGCGCCGCGCACCCCGGTACCCCGTCGTCGACCCCACCTCCACCACGGCGCCGCGCAACGCGCGCGCGCGGGTGCCGCCAGGGGAAGTCATGGAcgccgcgcgcctcgccgcccaGGGAAGCCCCTTCACCGTCACCTACTTCCCGCGCCAGGGAGCAGCCGAGTTCGTCGTGCCGCGCCAAGAGGTGGAGGACGCGCTCAGAAGCCGCTGGGAGCCAGGAACGCAAGTGCGCATGCAGGTCATGGAGGCCGAGGACGCGCGCCGCACAGACTGGGCAAACGGCACCGTCAAGGCGCTCCACCCCAACATTTGGAGACCGCTCGAG ATTGACTGGGATGACTCCTCGCCATTCTCAAAGACAAGGAACAAGTATGTAAATACTTGGCAAGTCCAGTTTGTTTCATTCCCTCCTCTTCTCAAGAGACTGAAGATTTCGGACACAATTCCACCTTTGTGCGCTGGAGATGGCTCCTCCTTGACCGCCCCACTGATGATCGGACCGGAAAGCAGTGCGATGGCTATACTGTTGGGGCCACCAATTCCTGCTGGCATGCAGGGAGCTAGGCATAGCGGCCCTATTGATGTACCACCACCCTCTTCATCCACCGTAGGAATGCTGACAACTCAGCAATTCTTCCCCCTGTCCAGCAGGGACCTTCTTCAGATGCCACCGAGTGTAATCAGCTGTGGCTCTTCTGGGATTTTTGATCCTGAAGTTGGTTCTCCTCCCAACAACTCAGTAAACACGCCTCCGCCTGAGCTTCCTGTCGAAGCGAAGAGCATACAACTTTTTGGCGCCACAATCACACCGCATTTTGCACAAATTGCTACCAATGGTGCTTCCGAAGAAGTGAATGGATCTACTAATGGTGTGGTTGATGAAGATGTTGGAAAAGATTTCTAA